In Rhinolophus ferrumequinum isolate MPI-CBG mRhiFer1 chromosome 25, mRhiFer1_v1.p, whole genome shotgun sequence, the following proteins share a genomic window:
- the LOC117017609 gene encoding 40S ribosomal protein S24-like, with the protein MNDTVTIRTRKFVTNGLLQRKQMVIDVLHPGKATVPQTEIREKLAKMYKTTPDVIFVFGFRTHFGGGKTTGFGMIYDSLDYAKKNEPKHRLARHGLYEKKKTSRKQRKERKNRMKKVRGTAKANVGAGKKKE; encoded by the coding sequence ATGAACGACACAGTAACTATTCGGACCAGGAAGTTCGTGACCAATGGACTACTTCAACGGAAACAGATGGTCATCGACGTCCTTCACCCTGGGAAGGCAACAGTACCTCAGACAGAAATTCGGGAAAAACTAGCCAAAATGTACAAGACCACACCAGATGTCATCTTTGTATTTGGATTCAGAACCCACTTCGGTGGTGGCAAGACAACTGGCTTTGGCATGATTTATGATTCCTTGGATTAcgcaaagaaaaatgaacccaaacataGACTTGCAAGACATGGCCtgtatgagaagaaaaagacctcAAGAAAACAGCGAAAGGAACgcaagaacagaatgaagaaagttAGGGGGACTGCAAAGGCCAATGTTGGTGCTGGCAAAAAGAAGGAGTAA